The following coding sequences lie in one Capsicum annuum cultivar UCD-10X-F1 chromosome 5, UCD10Xv1.1, whole genome shotgun sequence genomic window:
- the LOC107852087 gene encoding pollen receptor-like kinase 3 translates to MAAVLLLISLFVFLLRSLPTPCVSIGDDEVLIEFKELLLNTSALDSSWIKGTSPCDNKKKWFGLQCDSKNVVQGLLLGGVGLSGDLDVDVLVSLQGLRVVNLANNSFSGAIPEFFRLGALKSLFLDGNHFTGEIPGDFFSKMGSIRKVWFAQNKFSGKIPDSLASLKYLTELHLENNEFTGPIPSLSQGTLTYISLSNNKLQGLIPESLSMFGPGPFQGNPDLCGKQIGRECKPAASVEKSEGSGNTKWIIIGLVVVLLLVVIFFKAKRKDDHFEKIEKENLDETVKMHIQSSNYRSMSTRTSIRLSRKGRSRSGIDMGDLVVVNEEKGIFGMPDLMKAAAEVLGNGGLGSAYKAILGNGVSVVVKRLRETNKFNKESFDAEIRRLAKLRNRNILQPLAYHYRKEEKLVVSEYISKGSLLYLLHGDRGIAHAQLNWPTRLKIILGVANGMKFLHSEFASYDVPHGNLKSSNILLTANNEPLLTDYAFYPLLNNSQAVQSLFVYKSPEAILNQQITPKSDVYCLGIIILEILTGKFPSQYLSNQNCGTDVAQWARSAIEENRVSELIDPEIATAKDSLEMMEKFLLIGAACTVSDHDKRIDMKEAIRRIEVIQT, encoded by the exons ATGGCCGCTGTCCTCTTgcttatttctttatttgttttcctCCTTCGATCCCTTCCAACTCCTTGTGTTTCCATTGGAGATGATGAGGTCCTTATTGAATTTAAAGAATTGTTATTAAATACCTCAGCTCTTGATTCCTCATGGATAAAGGGAACAAGTCCTTGTGATAATAAAAAGAAATGGTTTGGTCTTCAATGTGATAGCAAAAATGTTGTCCAAGGCTTACTTCTTGGTGGTGTTGGCCTCTCAGGGGATCTTGATGTTGATGTATTAGTTAGCCTTCAAGGCCTTAGAGTTGTAAATCTTGCAAACAACTCTTTCTCAGGAGCGATTCCTGAATTTTTTAGGCTTGGTGCTCTCAAGTCTTTATTCCTTGATGGCAACCACTTTACTGGAGAGATTCCTGGAGATTTCTTCTCCAAAATGGGGTCTATCAGGAAAGTCTGGTTTGCGCAGAACAAGTTTTCAGGGAAAATTCCTGATTCTTTAGCCAGTTTAAAATATCTTACAGAACTCCACCTGGAGAATAATGAATTCACAGGACCTATTCCATCTTTGTCACAGGGTACTCTGACATATATCAGCCTGTCAAACAATAAATTACAAGGCTTAATTCCAGAGAGTTTGTCTATGTTTGGCCCGGGCCCCTTTCAAGGAAATCCAGATCTATGTGGAAAACAAATAGGGAGGGAGTGCAAGCCAGCAGCCTCTGTGGAAAAGTCTGAAGGTTCCGGCAATACAAAATGGATAATTATAGGCTTAGTAGTTGTTTTGTTATTGGTTGTTATATTCTTTAAGGCAAAGAGGAAGGATGATCATTTTGAAAAGATTGAAAAAGAGAACCTTGATGAGACTGTGAAGATGCACATTCAAAGTTCAAACTACAGAAGCATGAGCACGCGCACCTCTATTCGCTTATCAAGGAAAGGACGCTCAAGAAGTGGAATCGATATGGGTGATCTAGTGGTTGTAAATGAAGAAAAAGGTATATTTGGGATGCCTGATTTGATGAAGGCAGCAGCTGAAGTCCTTGGCAATGGAGGATTGGGGTCAGCTTACAAGGCAATATTGGGAAATGGAGTGTCCGTCGTGGTGAAGAGGTTGAGAGAGACAAATAAATTTAATAAGGAAAGTTTTGATGCAGAGATCAGGCGACTTGCCAAGTTAAGGAACAGGAACATATTGCAACCTTTAGCATACCACTACAGGAAAGAGGAGAAGCTTGTGGTGTCGGAATATATTTCCAAAGGCAGCCTGTTGTACCTATTACATG GTGATCGGGGGATAGCACATGCTCAACTAAATTGGCCTACTCGCCTTAAAATCATCCTGGGAGTTGCCAATGGAATGAAATTTCTTCATTCAGAGTTTGCATCATATGATGTACCTCATGGGAACCTTAAGTCTAGCAACATTCTTCTTACTGCAAATAATGAACCACTTCTCACAGATTATGCCTTTTACCCACTACTCAACAATTCGCAAGCTGTCCAATCTCTTTTTGTTTATAAATCTCCAGAAGCCATATTAAACCAACAAATCACTCCAAAAAGTGATGTCTATTGTCTTGGGATCATAATTCTTGAAATCCTTACTGGGAAATTCCCGTCACAATATCTCAGCAACCAAAACTGTGGAACGGATGTTGCGCAATGGGCACGGTCAGCAATTGAAGAGAATAGAGTATCAGAATTGATTGATCCAGAGATAGCAACAGCCAAGGATTCCCTTGAAATGATGGAGAAGTTCCTTCTTATAGGAGCTGCATGCACTGTGAGCGACCATGATAAGAGAATCGACATGAAGGAAGCCATAAGGAGGATAGAAGTGATACAAACTTGA